Proteins co-encoded in one Populus trichocarpa isolate Nisqually-1 chromosome 10, P.trichocarpa_v4.1, whole genome shotgun sequence genomic window:
- the LOC7475387 gene encoding chromatin structure-remodeling complex protein SYD isoform X28 — protein MASSQSSQNVELEAAKFLHKLIQDSKDEPAKLATKLYVILQHMKSSGKEHSMPYQVISRAMETVINQHGLDIEALRSSRLPLTGGTQMGDSSTAQYGGSSQAVGVGKDSKAGLAENEISKVDPSASSRPPAGPSSAGHDYYQGSGTQRSSQSFDHESPSSLETRSANSQSQERGANQKDGKKAVAKRKRGDSSLHLEMHVENPQQLDPRNTIVNPRKGKMNKVDSPGSYAVRGGENTSFNKVPSSGQLEVSSSYVSAGQQQGGSLSSAHESLTSRCMWNQNKAGLPLERSQVPRFSSNAVSGNATAEIPLQQSAISSLGSSAFSKVHGGMPATSYPAGPMGEPGFAGLVQYGGSEHQKHGLAKGAVASSAEKTSEGFFSANRVDDFPTSLSTGKILENDGGSSNMFAESNKIIQGGRQSSNSELTMIRSTPPRDVGKSPVSQGSVSPGMPFNEQQLRQLRAQCLVFLAFRNVLPPKKLHLDIALGNVVPKDGGTLDGPRKELTDHKGKAQSSNEPTNIPELLMPCGRLNNAKEFDKVLPGLGGRFLDENCASKEADKLKMMEDKSGLPSDPSMLADERKYLYSTRKLDAEIQRQEAVESQAVFTTAMQQPDSARGGLPLSNPVDSMGNAFLQVGKTDHASSATFINKQAIPEAVSWTRIGSQSLPSGSIQLGLVPDRKDNAPSQFHILGNSNASEQDDDDKSAASTDSPPSPKYTMLEKWIMDQQRKKLLTEQGWVLKQQKTKQRIATCFDKLKETVSSSEDISAKTKIVIELKKLQLLELQRRLRSNFLNDFFKPITNDMDRLKSYKKHKHGRRIKQLERYEQKMKEERQKRIRERQKEFFAEIEVHKERLEDVFKIKRERWKGFNKYVKEFHKRKERTHREKIDRIQREKINLLKINDVEGYLRMVQDAKSDRVKQLLKETEKYLQKLGSKLQEAKSMASRFENDMDESRHAAVVEKNETSVENEDESDQAKHYMESNEKYYLMAHSVKESIAEQPTCLLGGKLREYQMNGLRWLVSLYNNHLNGILADEMGLGKTVQVISLICYLMETKNDRGPFLVVVPSSVLPGWETEINFWAPGIHKIVYSGPPEERRRLFKEKIVHQKFNVLLTTYEYLMNKHDRPKLSKIHWRYIIIDEGHRIKNASCKLNADLRHYQSSHRLLLTGTPLQNNLEELWALLNFLLPNIFNSAEDFSQWFNKPFESNGDNSADEALLSEEENLLIINRLHQVLRPFVLRRLKHKVENQLPEKIERLVRCEASAYQKLLMKRVEENLGSIGNSKARTVHNSVMELRNICNHPYLSQLHADEVDTLIPKHFLPPIIRLCGKLEMLDRLLPKLKATDHRVLFFSTMTRLLDVMEEYLTWKQYRYLRLDGHTSGGDRGSLIDRFNQQDSPYFIFLLSIRAGGVGVNLQAADTVIIFDTDWNPQVDLQAQARAHRIGQKRDVLVLRFETVQTVEEQVRASAEHKLGVANQSITAGFFDNNTSAEDRREYLESLLRECKKEEAAPVLDDDALNDLLARSESEIDVFESVDKQRRHQEMATWKSLLSGQGMDALEPLPPLPSRLVTDDDLKALYEAMKLYDMPKAGAESNAGAKRKGQHVGGLDAKHYGRGKRAREVRSYEEQWTEEEFEKMCQAESPDSPKVKEETGERNLPKEASGSLLAIGCTEPQAPPQLPPLPPPVEPLLLQQSKEVTPPSKRGRGRPRRATSDKSPAAMVLSVPPETGKVDVELQKGIESGSSKTSPLDSSPVPNLEGNSGATPHLGSRIAPSAQPTTPVSVALSSQITTAPLSVPLQSRGRGRKVQGAVQTPRRRGKNQVAVSPTTSSSAVPDPNINDQSQNVSVNPSVIAMGGTVSSAPMPQHPTNFPAAAAAAVEGISAATHHSGPGTALDSQPNPPNPSISPTIQSIVPSSSVPMQVKGQNRKTQSGTETTRRKGKKEVPVSPSVPDASDSQLSKSNPTLSQDKSGESGSKAIFMVSNQQNDALDRDVNQEQVSQEVGQDKKATELLDDVAQHRQPASTLTTHDGITRSMACAGSSGQIHGVDMHDVASVTKEVSAVNSSSKAKVLEVSGSESGVILSTPQLSKRFAEVVQNQSSEDNPSPVVYPATESLLHSATVEGVCKTVHQLAPKITSSSQPISSYPSVTPVFQSNTPEAMQVKRQGHKAPTRGEAPRRRGKKQGSISPAVDATIGQDPIVNPQMQMQNKSRDSLGSKVISLRSAQGNELKELKNVVQEAHIPSGLVGQDPKRKEASGILAVGRIQTADVTDVARVMKEIFSETCSSKNKIGDSSTVEVRSAPVSSKMSVEVAKNQSSEGKALSAVSILEATLPVMGSSNDDSKQPGSGDGVKMEGDHTPALGKAPTSEINPSMLEIKTSHGPVEKMRELIRASTENPVMGSNMEVNHSVLDAGDRDNITSQRPAPEGLLGDGGDPPMVTLSVSDVTEHPRSDSGYRTQASKASPKFSPHVSLGNRTISIKPDYTDYFSLGTVTPVADHSDSRNILSVADSVSRSSNKPSVKESLDSSLEIRDDEAKTHIQSGVDITKVEGEEVCKMQIDPAVSEASSLKYLSSSNKIEPNSSAAGASHRKDAFSQFGGIVLQNISPLRGNTYGPCENDLVGSSVAVEEPHKTEAGNKAEYSQVGAFVPKDLSENMVLPSSPLAREEEKDSRPFEQGLAGSSIEPETSKGFEAQMASKMDVSNANVIIPEIRPEHMVLPQSFLEAEENINGILENDAACCLVVPEGAKGSEVENDDQMGAQKVSDSVQEIVDPLPSSLVIEEDQVEGSSEKGALCFSVIVQNSGGSEAEAGKQLDASHAETLVRENVSENMVSPRSSLVSEAPVVEGSSEQDIFGFSVVLETSKGSATNNEVQVNPSQVDGVVPETKTGIWMQESEIARSSEKHQDDSSVAKQSKPSAIEEGSQMIVSEVGGIVHETSLENSCVPSVSETKAENANCLYEKSSHCVLLALEEAKQSETESSNQLAVSDFPMTGPENSLENICQSSCSLTMEADKIEGSSKKSSCDISVAMEESKKFEKENDESHVGSKECEESQVVGTSFEHTQVGSIGPEETSGNTDKSSYSSEMQEGKIEGSSQNIPEESNRLEAETDDQTQFGGMTLAKMSEKIEGSSLNVPEESNRLEAETDDQTQFCGMALAKMSEKIEGSCLNVSEESKRSEAETNDQAQCGGMAQANMPEKIEDVSFSGMQEDKIEGSSQNVPESNRSEAETDNQTQFGGMALAKMLEKIEGSSLNVQEESNRSEAETNDQAQCGGMALANMPEKIEDLSSSGMQEDKIKGSSLNVPEESKRQEAETVTDDETQCDGMAPANMLPSSSLLEEKTDVLSEKDPAE, from the exons ATTTTGCAACACATGAAATCAAGCGGGAAGGAACATTCCATGCCGTATCAAGTAATATCAAG GGCCATGGAGACTGTCATCAATCAGCATGGTCTTGATATTGAAGCTTTGAGGTCATCACGCCTTCCTTTGACCGGTGGAACTCAAATGGGGGATTCTTCGACTGCACAATATGGAG GATCTTCACAGGCAGTTGGAGTTGGGAAAGACTCTAAAGCTGGATTGGCTGAAAATGAGATATCCAAAGTTGATCCTTCTGCTTCCAGTAGGCCCCCTGCTGGCCCAAGTAGTGCAGGCCATGATTATTATCAAGGATCTGGAACTCAAAGGAGCAGCCAGTCATTTGATCATGAAAGTCCTTCTAGTTTGGAAACTAGGTCTGCCAATTCACAATCCCAAGAAAGAGGAGCGAATCAGAAGGATGGTAAAAAGGCTGTTGCTAAGAGGAAGAGGGGTGATTCATCTTTACACTTGGAAATGCATGTTGAGAATCCCCAACAACTTGATCCTCGCAATACCATAGTTAATCCAAGGAAGGGGAAAATGAACAAGGTTGACTCACCAGGGAGTTATGCAGTTAGAGGTGGTGAAAATACCAGCTTTAATAAGGTTCCTAGTAGTGGTCAGCTGGAAGTTTCATCTTCTTATGTGTCTGCAGGACAACAGCAAGGGGGTTCTCTTTCATCTGCACATGAAAGTCTCACTTCCAGGTGTATGTGGAATCAAAATAAAGCAGGGTTACCCCTTGAAAGATCTCAAGTTCCAAGGTTCTCTTCGAATGCTGTTTCTGGTAATGCAACAGCAGAAATTCCATTGCAGCAGTCAGCAATTTCATCTCTTGGATCAA GTGCTTTTAGCAAGGTTCATGGAGGGATGCCTGCCACTTCATATCCAGCAGGGCCCATGGGGGAGCCAGGGTTTGCAGGTCTAGTGCAATATGGTGGTTCTGAACATCAGAAACATGGATTGGCAAAGGGTGCTGTAGCTAGTTCTGCTGAGAAAACCTCAGAAGGATTTTTTTCTGCTAACCGTGTGGATGACTTTCCCACTTCACTTTCAACTGGAAAGATTTTAGAAAATGATGGAGGAAGTTCAAACATGTTTGCAGAGTCAAATAAAATTATCCAG GGTGGCAGGCAATCTAGTAATTCAGAATTGACAATGATTAGATCAACACCTCCTAGAGATGTTGGAAAATCTCCTGTTTCCCAGGGTTCTGTCTCTCCTGGCATGCCTTTCAATGAACAACAGCTGAGACAGCTCAGAGCTCAGTGCCTTGTCTTTTTAGCATTCAG AAATGTTTTGCCGCCAAAGAAACTTCATCTGGATATAGCACTTGGAAATGTTGTTCCTAAAGATG GTGGCACTTTGGATGGTCCTCGCAAAGAGCTGACTGATCATAAAGGAAAGGCACAATCTTCTAATGAGCCAACCAATATTCCTGAACTTTTAATGCCATGTGGAAGGCTGAATAATGCAAAGGAATTTGATAAAGTGCTTCCCGGTTTGGGGGGAAGATTCTTGGATGAAAACTGTGCATCCAAAGAAGCTGATAAACTTAAAATGATGGAGGACAAAAGTGGTCTACCTTCTGACCCCTCGATGCTTGCAGATGAAAGGAAATATCTGTACTCCACAAGGAAACTGGATGCTGAAATACAAAGGCAGGAAGCAGTGGAATCGCAGGCAGTTTTCACCACTGCAATGCAGCAGCCTGATTCAGCAAGGGGTGGTTTACCCTTGAGTAACCCTGTGGACAGCATGGGGAATGCCTTTCTTCAAGTTGGAAAAACTGACCATGCTTCTTCTGCAACATTCATAAATAAGCAGGCAATCCCTGAGGCAGTTAGCTGGACTAGAATTGGCAGTCAATCCCTACCATCCGGCTCCATTCAGCTCGGATTGGTTCCAGACAGAAAAGATAATGCTCCTAGTCAGTTTCACATTCTTGGCAATAGTAATGCTTCAG AacaagatgatgatgataagtCAGCCGCTTCTACTGATTCACCACCTTCTCCAAAGTACACCATGTTAGAGAAATGGATTATGGATCAGCAGAGGAAGAAACTTTTAACCGAGCAAGGTTGGGTTCTAAAACagcagaaaacaaaacaaagaattgCCACTTGTTTTGACAAGTTAAAG GAAACTGTTAGCTCGTCTGAAGACATATCTGCAAAAACCAAAATTgtaatagaattgaaaaagcttCAGCTCTTGGAGCTTCAACGCCGTCTAAGGAG TAATtttctcaatgatttttttaagccCATCACAAATGACATGGATCGTTTGAAATCATATAAGAAACATAAGCATGGCAGGAGGATCAAACAACTTGAAAGGTATGAGCAGAAAATGAAGGAAGAACGACAAAAGAGGATACGTGAGAGGCAGAAGGAGTTCTTTGCTGAGATAGAAGTTCACAA GGAAAGACTGGAAGATGTGTTTAAGATTAAGAGAGAACGCtggaaaggtttcaataaataTGTCAAAGAGTTCCATAAAAGGAAGGAGCGTACCCATCGGGAGAAGATTGACAGAATCCAGCGTGAGaagattaatttattgaaaatcaatGATGTTGAGGGGTATCTGCGAATGGTGCAG GATGCAAAATCAGACCGTGTTAAGCAACTGCTGAAAGAGACGGAGAAGTATCTTCAAAAGCTGGGATCCAAGCTACAGGAAGCTAAGTCTATGGCAAGCCGATTTGAGAATGATATGGATGAGTCACGGCATGCTGCTGTTGTTGAGAAGAATGAAACTTCTGTTGAGAATGAAGATGAAAGTGACCAGGCCAAG CATTACATGGAAAGCAATGAGAAGTACTATTTGATGGCTCATAG TGTAAAAGAAAGCATTGCAGAACAGCCAACATGTCTCCTGGGCGGAAAATTAAGGGA GTATCAGATGAATGGACTAAGGTGGTTGGTTTCACTATACAACAATCATTTGAATGGCATTCTTGCTGATGAAATGGGTCTTGGGAAAACTGTTCAg GTTATTTCTCTAATTTGCTACCTGAtggaaacaaaaaatgataGAGGGCCTTTCTTGGTGGTTGTACCTTCTTCAGTTTTACCTGGCTGGGAGACTGAAATCAATTTCTGGGCACCTGGAATCCACAAAATTGTCTATTCTGGGCCTCCGGAGGAGAGGCGCAGGCTATTTAA gGAAAAGATTGTGCATCAAAAATTCAATGTCCTTCTGACAACGTATGAATATCTGATGAACAAACACGATAGACCGAAACTGAGCAAGATACATTGGCgatatataataattgatgaaGGCCATCGCATAAAGAATGCTTCTTGCAAATTGAATGCTGACTTGAGGCATTATCAGAGTTCTCACAGGTTGTTATTAACTGGAACACCACTACAG AACAATCTTGAGGAATTGTGGGCACTACTCAACTTTTTGCTACCTAACATATTTAACTCAGCAGAGGATTTTTCTCAGTGGTTCAACAAACCATTTGAGAGTAATGGTGATAATTCAGCCGATGAA GCCTTACTTTCCGAGGAGGAAAATTTGTTGATCATAAACCGTCTCCACCAAGTTCTTCGACCATTTGTACTTCGGAGACTGAAACACAAG GTTGAGAATCAACTGCCTGAGAAGATTGAGAGACTTGTTCGGTGTGAGGCTTCTGCATATCAGAAGCTTCTTATGAAGAGAGTAGAAGAGAATCTTGGTTCAATTGGAAATTCAAAG GCTCGAACAGTGCACAACTCAGTTATGGAGCTTCGTAACATATGCAATCATCCATACCTTAGCCAGCTTCATGCGGATGAG GTTGATACTTTGATACCTAAGCATTTTCTGCCACCAATTATTAGACTTTGTGGAAAGCTTGAGATGCTAGATCGTTTGCTACCCAAATTGAAAGCAACAGACCATCGG gttcttttcttttccacaaTGACCAGGCTGCTTGATGTTATGGAGGAGTATCTCACTTGGAAACAGTATCGATACCTTCGCTTGGATGGTCATACCTCTGGAGGTGACCGTGGTTCACTCATTGACCGTTTTAACCAACAAGATTctccatattttattttcttgctcag CATTCGGGCTGGTGGTGTTGGAGTGAACCTTCAAGCTGCTGATACTGTGATCATATTTGATACTGATTGGAATCCTCAG GTTGATCTTCAAGCTCAAGCAAGGGCTCATAGGATTGGCCAGAAGAGGGATGTGCTTGTTCTTCGATTTGAAACA GTCCAAACTGTTGAAGAACAAGTCAGAGCTTCTGCTGAGCATAAACTGGGAGTTGCTAATCAGAGCATTACTGCTGGTTTCTTTGACAATAATACAAG TGCAGAAGATCGAAGGGAATACTTGGAGTCCCTTCTGCGTGAATGCAAGAAAGAGGAGGCTGCCCCTGTTTTAGATGATGATGCTCTAAATGATCTCTTAGCTCGCAG TGAATCAGAGATTGATGTATTTGAATCAGTTGACAAACAAAGGCGGCATCAAGAGATG GCAACATGGAAGAGTTTGTTATCGGGTCAAGGGATGGATGCTTTGGAACCTCTACCACCTTTGCCTTCACGCCTTGTAACAGATGATGACTTGAAAGCACTCTATGAAGCAATGAAGTTGTATGATATGCCAAAGGCTGGGGCAGAATCCAATGCAGGGGCGAAGCGTAAGGGGCAGCATGTTGGGGGCCTTGATGCTAAACATTATGGAAGGGGCAAACGAGCTAGAGAG GTACGCTCTTATGAAGAGCAATGGACAGAAGAGGAATTTGAGAAGATGTGTCAGGCTGAATCTCCAGACTCTCCTAAGGTGAAAGAAGAAACAGGAGAGAGGAACTTGCCAAAAGAGGCTAGTGGGTCTTTATTGGCTATTGGTTGCACAGAACCTCAAGCTCCACCACAACTGCCACCGCTGCCACCTCCTGTGGAGCCTCTCCTGCTGCAGCAGAGCAAAGAGGTAACTCCTCCATCAAAACGGGGGCGTGGAAGGCCGAGAAGAGCAACTTCAGATAAATCTCCAGCTGCGATGGTACTCTCAGTACCTCCTGAAACTGGCAAAGTGGATGTGGAGTTACAGAAGGGAATAGAGTCTGGCTCCTCAAAAACATCTCCTCTTGATTCTTCTCCTGTTCCTAATTTAGAAGGTAATAGTGGAGCCACACCTCATTTAGGATCAAGGATTGCTCCCAGTGCTCAGCCAACCACTCCAGTTTCTGTTGCACTTAGCTCACAAATCACTACTGCTCCCCTTTCTGTGCCATTGCAATCAAGAGGTCGAGGACGGAAGGTTCAAGGTGCAGTTCAAACACCACGGCGCAGAGGAAAGAATCAAGTGGCTGTTTCACCCACCACTTCAAGTTCTGCTGTTCCTGATCCAAATATAAATGATCAATCACAGAATGTATCTGTCAATCCATCAGTAATTGCCATGGGTGGAACTGTTTCTAGTGCTCCCATGCCACAACATCCTACTAATtttcctgctgctgctgctgctgctgtagaGGGTATTAGTGCAGCCACTCATCATTCTGGGCCTGGGACTGCTTTGGATTCTCAACCAAACCCTCCCAACCCTTCTATCTCCCCTACCATTCAATCCATAGTTCCTAGTTCTTCAGTTCCTATGCAAGTCAAAGGGCAAAACCGAAAGACTCAAAGTGGCACTGAAACAACTCGACgcaaaggaaagaaagaggTGCCAGTATCACCTTCTGTTCCAGATGCTTCAGACAGTCAGCTTTCAAAATCCAATCCAACGTTGTCACAGGATAAATCTGGGGAATCAGGAAGTAAAGCTATTTTCATGGTTAGTAACCAACAGAATGATGCTCTGGACAGAGATGTTAACCAGGAGCAAGTGTCCCAAGAAGTTGGCCAGGATAAAAAAGCAACTGAGCTTTTGGATGATGTAGCCCAGCATAGGCAACCAGCCAGCACTCTTACAACGCATGATGGTATTACCAGATCTATGG CTTGTGCAGGATCTTCTGGACAAATACATGGTGTTGATATGCATGATGTAGCTTCTGTGACAAAGGAGGTTTCAGCAGTGAATAGCTCTTCAAAAGCTAAAGTACTTGAAGTTTCTGGGAGTGAAAGTGGAGTTATCCTGTCTACACCTCAATTAAGTAAGCGCTTTGCAGAGGTGGTCCAGAATCAAAGCTCAGAGGATAACCCTTCCCCAGTGGTTTATCCTGCAACTGAGTCATTACTCCATTCTGCCACTGTAGAAGGTGTTTGCAAAACTGTGCATCAGCTTGCTCCAAAGATTACTTCCAGCTCTCAGCCAATTTCATCTTATCCTTCTGTTACTCCAGTATTTCAATCTAACACTCCTGAAGCCATGCAAGTTAAAAGGCAAGGTCATAAAGCTCCTACCAGAGGGGAAGCACCTAGACGAAGAGGTAAGAAACAGGGTTCAATTTCACCTGCTGTGGATGCTACAATTGGTCAGGATCCCATTGTAAATCCTCAAATGCAAATGCAAAATAAGTCCAGAGATTCATTAGGGAGCAAGGTCATATCCTTGAGGAGTGCTCAAGGAAATGAACTCAAGGAGTTGAAGAATGTTGTTCAG GAAGCACATATTCCCAGTGGTTTAGTTGGTCAagatccaaaaagaaaagaagctagTGGGATTCTGGCTGTTGGCCGAATTCAGACTGCTGACGTAACTGATGTTGCTCGTGTGATGAAGGAGATTTTTTCTGAGACTTgctcttcaaaaaataaaattggtgaCTCTTCTACAGTTGAAGTTAGAAGTGCCCCTGTTTCAAGTAAGATGTCTGTGGAGGTGGCAAAAAACCAAAGCTCAGAGGGTAAAGCACTATCCGCTGTGTCAATTTTAGAAGCTACACTTCCAGTCATGGGGAGTTCAAATGATGATTCTAAACAGCCTGGGTCTGGAGATGGTGTCAAGATGGAAGGGGATCATACTCCTGCTTTGGGTAAGGCTCCTACTTCTGAAATCAATCCCTCTATGCTTGAAATCAAGACCAGTCATGGCCCTGTTGAAAAAATGAGAGAGTTGATACGGGCTTCCACTGAAAACCCAGTCATGGGAAGTAATATGGAAGTCAATCATTCAGTTCTTGATGCTGGTGACAGGGACAATATTACTTCTCAGAGACCTGCTCCTGAAGGTCTTcttggtgatggtggtgatcCTCCCATGGTTACCCTATCTGTTTCAGATGTAACAGAACACCCTAGGAGTGACTCTGGATACAGAACGCAGGCTTCAAAAGCATCTCCTAAGTTTTCTCCACATGTTAGCCTTGGCAATCGTACAATTTCCATTAAACCTGATTATACTGATTATTTTTCCTTAGGGACTGTTACTCCTGTTGCAGATCATTCAGATTCAAGAAATATCCTAAGTGTAGCTGATAGTGTATCTAGAAGCAGTAATAAGCCTTCTGTGAAAGAGTCCCTAGATTCTTCTCTTGAAATCAGAGATGATGAAGCTAAAACTCATATTCAATCGGGGGTTGATATAACCAAGGTTGAGGGTGAGGAGGTCTGCAAAATGCAAATTGATCCTGCTGTATcagag GCCTCTTCTCTTAAATATCTGTCTTCTTCCAACAAGATAGAGCCAAACAGTTCTGCAGCTGGAGCCAGTCATCGAAAGGATGCTTTTTCTCAGTTTGGTGGGATTGTGCTGCAAAATATTTCTCCACTCAGAGGAAATACCTATGGCCCATGTGAGAATGATCTTGTTGGAAGCTCAGTAGCAGTGGAGGAACCACACAAAACTGAAGCAGGTAACAAAGCAGAATATTCTCAGGTTGGTGCGTTTGTGCCAAAAGATTTGTCAGAAAACATGGTTCTACCCTCGTCCCCACTGGCAAGGGAGGAAGAAAAGGACAGTAGACCATTTGAGCAGGGTTTAGCTGGCAGCTCAATAGAACCAGAAACATCAAAGGGGTTTGAGGCTCAAATGGCCAGTAAAATGGATGTATCTAATGCTAATGTTATCATTCCAGAAATTAGACCAGAACACATGGTTCTACCCCAATCTTTCTTGGAAGCAGAAGAAAACATCAATGGCATTTTGGAGAATGATGCGGCTTGCTGTTTGGTGGTGCCAGAGGGAGCAAAGGGATCTGAAGTTGAAAATGATGATCAGATGGGCGCGCAGAAGGTGTCTGATAGTGTACAAGAAATTGTGGATCCCTTACCATCTTCTCTTGTAATAGAGGAAGATCAGGTTGAGGGCTCATCCGAGAAGGGTGCGCTTTGTTTCTCTGTAATAGTTCAAAATTCAGGAGGGTCAGAAGCTGAAGCAGGCAAGCAACTAGATGCATCTCATGCTGAGACTTTGGTACGAGAAAATGTATCAGAGAACATGGTTTCGCCAAGATCTTCTTTGGTATCAGAGGCACCAGTGGTTGAGGGCTCTTCTGAGCAGGATATATTTGGCTTCTCAGTAGTACTAGAGACATCTAAAGGGTCTGCTACTAATAATGAGGTTCAAGTAAATCCATCTCAGGTAGATGGAGTTGTGCCTGAAACTAAAACGGGCATATGGATGCAGGAATCTGAGATTGCAAGATCATCTGAGAAGCACCAAGATGACAGCTCAGTAGCCAAGCAATCAAAACCATCTGCAATTGAAGAGGGCAGTCAAATGATAGTATCTGAGGTTGGTGGAATTGTGCATGAAACTTCTTTGGAAAACAGTTGTGTGCCATCTGTCTCAGAAACAAAGGCAGAAAACGCTAATTGCTTATATGAGAAAAGTTCTCATTGCGTCTTGCTTGCTCTAGAGGAAGCAAAACAGTCTGAAACTGAAAGTAGCAACCAACTGGCTGTATCTGATTTTCCTATGACCGGGCCTGAAAATTCTTTGGAGAACATATGCCAGTCTTCATGTTCTCTAACAATGGAGGCGGATAAGATTGAGGGCTCGTCTAAGAAGAGTTCTTGTGACATCTCAGTAGCAATGGAGGAAtcaaaaaagtttgaaaaagaaaacgatgAATCTCATGTTGGTAGCAAGGAATGTGAAGAAAGTCAAGTTGTTGGTACCAGTTTCGAACACACACAGGTTGGTAGCATTGGACCAGAAGAAACATCTGGAAACACAGACAAATCCTCATATTCCTCAGAAATGCAGGAAGGTAAGATTGAGGGCTCATCTCAGAATATCCCAGAGGAATCAAATAG GTTGGAAGCTGAAACAGATGATCAAACTCAATTTGGTGGGATGACTCTAGCTAAGATGTCAGAAAAGATTGAGGGCTCATCTCTGAATGTCCCAGAGGAATCAAATAG GTTGGAAGCTGAAACAGAtgatcaaactcaattttgtggGATGGCTCTAGCTAAGATGTCAGAAAAGATTGAGGGCTCATGTCTAAATGTCTCAGAGGAATCTAAGAGGTCGGAAGCTGAAACAAATGACCAAGCTCAATGTGGTGGGATGGCTCAAGCTAACATGCCAGAAAAGATAGAGGACGTATCTTTCTCAGGGATGCAGGAAGACAAGATTGAGGGCTCATCTCAGAATGTCCCAGAGTCAAATAGGTCAGAAGCTGAAACAgataatcaaactcaatttggtGGGATGGCTCTAGCTAAGATGTTAGAAAAGATTGAGGGCTCATCTCTGAATGTCCAAGAGGAATCAAATAGGTCGGAAGCTGAAACAAATGACCAAGCTCAATGTGGTGGGATGGCTCTAGCGAACATGCCAGAAAAGATAGAGGACTTGTCTTCCTCAGGGATGCAGGAAGACAAGATTAAAGGCTCTTCTCTAAATGTCCCAGAGGAATCAAAAAGGCAGGAAGCTGAAACTGTAACTGATGATGAAACTCAGTGTGATGGGATGGCTCCAGCGAACATGTTGCCTTCATCTTCTCTCTTGGAGGAAAAGACTGACGTCTTATCAGAGAAAGATCCAGCTGAATAA